A window of Clostridioides sp. ES-S-0010-02 genomic DNA:
TTATACTTTGTTAGTATATTATACTATAAAGTATAATGAGTTTTAAATTGTATTTGATATTATATTTGAAAGGTAGATTTTAGTATATTTTGAAAATTTTGTTTTGAAAATTTGGGATTATTTAAGAAATTTTGTATTATAAATAGAAGGAAATAGATAAATTGTATAGAATTAAATATATTAAGATAAGTTAATAATGTTAAATGGGAAGTGAGTTTATGGAAAAACCAAATACAAAAGTTGTTAACTTTCAAGAGTATAAAGACAGAAAAAAACAAAGAGAAGTAAACCGAGACGAACTTTTAAAGCTTATTAAAAAAATTGTGACTTCAAAATAGGGAGTTGTTAAACTCCCTATTTTAATGGGTTCCTAAAGAATTAAGACATTCTAAGTCCATCTATATAATCTTTAAATTGTGAAAAATCTGATTCACTACTTAACTCTACAGTTTCTGTACCTTCCGTATAAAAATTCTTAAGATAGATAGTATAATTATTATCAACACAATTATGATAAATACATCTATATCCATCTTCATATAAATTTTTTAATTTAGAAAAATCATCCACAATATCAACTCCTTAAAGTTCTTTTAATTATATTTTTACAAAAAGTATGTGATTGTATGCAAATTAGAAATGTAAAATAAAGGAAATTAAGATAAAATGTAGAATAATCTCTATATGTATGTAAAAATAAAAAGAAAAAGTTGAAATTTTTAGAAAATAAGAGTATCTTTTATCTAAAAAGATAATTAAAAAATAATATTGGGAGGATAGAAAATGAGTTTATTAGAAAGTATATCAAGGAATATATATTCTCTAGATAAGTCTTCTATTGAAAAAGCAAAACAGAGGTTGGACAGGCTTATACATCCAACTGGAAGTTTAGGAAAGATAGAAGATATTTGCATGCAATTAGCAGGGATATTTGGTAATGAAAATTTTGATACAACTAAAAAAGTTATAATTGCTTTTGCTGGAGACCATGGAGTATATGAAGAAGGAGTTGCACCTGACCCTCAAGACATAACAAAGTTACAATTTCCAAATTTCTCAAAAGGGCTATGTGGAGTTGGGGTAATAAGTAAATTTGTAGGAGCAGATGTTGTAGCTGTAGATGTAGGAATAAATTGTGATGAAAAATTAGATGGAGTATTAGATTATAAGATAAGAAAAGGTACTTCAAATATGGCAAAGGGACCAGCCATGAGTAAACAAGAGGCTATAAGATGCTTAGAAATAGGAATTGAAATAGCAGAGCAATGTATAGAAAGAGATTATAAAGTAATTGGTATTGGAGAGATGGGAATAGCAAATACTACTCCAAGTACTGCAATAATATCTGTAATCTCAGGATGTGACCCATCAGAAGTGACAGGAATAGGTGCAGGTCTTAAAAAAGAAAGATTAAAACATAAAGCTGATGTAATTAGAAAAGCTATTGAAATTAACAATCCAAATCCAACTGATGGTGTAGATATTTTATCTAAAGTAGGTGGATTTGAAATAGGTTCAATGGCAGGTGTTATATTAGGATGTAGTGCTAATAGAATCCCAGTTGTTATAGATGGGTTTATTTCTTATGCTGCTGCTTTAATTGCTTATAAAATAAATCCAAAAACTAGAGAATATATGATAGCATCACATTTATCAGCAGAATCAGGAACTAAAAGAGCATTAGATATATTGAAATTAGACCCTATACTAAATATGGATATGAGATTAGGTGAAGGAAGTGGAGCTGCTTTGGCATTCAATATAGTGGAAGCTTCAAATTATACTTACAAAAATATGGCGACTTTTGATGAGATAGATATGGGTCGATAAAAAATTTAATATATTTAGGAGTGTTTTGATGAGTCAAATTATTCTGGTAACAGGAGGAGCTAGGTCAGGAAAGAGTAATTTTGCAGAAAAATTGTGTTTAGATAGGAATAATAATACAGCCTACATAGCGACATCTATTCCATTTGATGATGAGATGAAAGATAGAGTAAGAAAGCATCAAGAGAGTAGACCTAAAAGTTGGAAGACATATGAAATATATGAAGATATATATTCTATAATTAAAAATATATGTGGAGAACATGAGACTGTTATACTAGACTGTGTCACACTATTAGTAAATAATTTAATGTTTTCACATAATTTAAACATAGAAGAATCTACTCAAGAAGAAATAAATAAATTGGAAGAGTACATAAAAGAGCAAATTAGTAAACTGATTAAAGAAATAGAAAAAACAAATCTATATTTTGTATTTGTGACAAATGAATTAGGTATGGGAATTGTTCCTGGAAATAAACTTAGTAGAATATATACTGATATTGTAGGTCGTATAAATCAATATATAGCATCAAAAAGCAATGAAGTTTATTTTGTAGTTAGTGGAATACCTATGAAAATAAAGGAGTAGTATGTGACTATGAAAAGATTTATTTTGATACTACAGTTTTTGACAAGGATACCTATAAAATTAGATGTAGGATTTGATGATGAATTTTACAAATCCATAGTATATTTCCCACTTGTAGGTCTTGTTATTGGTATATTAACTTATTTAATAGGATGGGTTTCTATACTTTTGTTTCAGCCATTTATATGTGCGATTATAATAACACTTGCTGGTGTTTTGATTACTGGGGGGCTTCATATAGATGGATTAGGGGATACATTTGATGCAATATACAGTTATAGAGACAAAGAGAAAATGCTTGAAATAATGAAAGACTCTCGATTAGGTACAAATTCGCTTTTAGCAATTATGTTTGTACTTTTATTAAAGATTGGATTTGTATATAGTATTATAAGCAATAATTCACTATGGGTTATAATATTCATGCCAATGATTGCAAGGTTAGGAGTAATGTTATTGACATATAAAACGGTAACACCAAGAGCAAAAGGAATGGGGAATTTATTTATAGGAAAATTGACTACAAGTATGTTAATAACAGCTATAATATATACATTATTGATAGTTAGTATTATTGCTAAATTAATATTTTTAGTGCCTAATATAGTATTGATTAAAGTATTATGCTCAGCTATAGCAGTTTTTATATTTATAACATTGTTTAAAAATCATATTTATAAAAAAATTGATGGAGTAACAGGAGATATATTAGGTTGTGGAATAGAACTTTCAGAACTTGTATATTTGATTTATATATATTTGTTAATTTTTATGTTTATTTAAAACTAAAAAGTGGTGATAATGTGATAAGATTAATATTAATAAGACATGCATTGACAATTGATAATGAAAAAGGAAGATTATCAGGTCATATAAATAGTTATATAAGTGAAGAAGGTAAATTGCAAATAAATAAAATTACAAAATATATGAGTAGTGAAAGTATAGATAAGATTTATACAACTCCATCTTCACGTACTAAAGATACAGTAGAGAAAATATCAAAGCTGAAATCAATAGAAATAGAAGAAAGAGAAAATCTAAGAGAAATTAGCTTTGGAGACTTTGAAGGAATAACTTTTGAAGAAATAAAAGTTAAGCATCCAAAAGAATTTGAAAAAATGATAGAAGAAGATAGCAATTATAGATACCCAAATGGAGAAAGTTTGATAGATTCATATGAAAGAGTAGCAAAAGATATTGACAATATAATTTTAGAAAATGATGATTATTTAAATAGAAAAGCAATACTTATATGTTCTCATGCAGGTACAATAAGAAACATAATAACACATTTGATTTCTGGTAGCTATAAATATCATTGGAACTTTAAAATTGATAATGCATCTATTACAATTTTGGAAGTTGATAATGGATTTACTGTAATAAATAAAATGAATTTTACTGATTTTATATAAATTAAACATTAAACGATATGTGCTTATAAAATTACTAACAAAAATAGAATATTAGATTAAAATTAGGTTCTCAATTAGATGTAAAAAGGGAAAAAGGTTAGATGCCTTTGCAGCCCCCGCTACTGTGAAACCAACGAAACTATAAATACCACTGTCAATTTGATGGGAAGGTTATAGGAGTAGGATGAAGTTAAGCCAGGATACCTGCCTAATTTAATTTAAAACATGAGGTCTTCGGGGTGAAAGATTTTTAATTGATATATATATAAAAGTCCTAGCTTTAGAAGCATTAGGACTTTTTTTATTTTATTTGTAGGTAAAATTTAACTTTAAGGAGGGGGAGAAAGTGGGTAAAAAAGTAATGTTACAGGGAACTGCATCAAATGTAGGTAAGAGCATTTTATCAGCAGGATTGTGTAGAATATTTAAACAAGATGGTCATACTGTTGCTCCTTTTAAGTCACAAAATATGGCTTTAAATTCTTTTATAACTAAAGAAGGATTGGAAATGGGGAGAGCACAAGTATTTCAAGCAGAAGCGTCAAAAATAGAGCCAATAGCAGATATGAATCCAGTCTTATTAAAACCTTCTGGAAATCATAAAAGTCAAGTGATTGTAAGGGGAAAAGTTGTAGGAGAAATGCATTCATCTGAATATCATGATTATAAGCTAGAATTGGTAGATGTATTAAAGGAAACCTTTAATAATTTAAGTTCAATGTATGACATTGTGGTTATGGAAGGTGCAGGGAGTACTGCAGAGATAAATTTAAAAGATAGAGATATATCTAATATGGGTATGGCAAAAATAGCAGATGCACCAGTAATAATAGTTGGGGATATTGATAGAGGAGGAGTATTTGCATCATTAGCAGGTACAATGCTTTTATTAGATGATGATGAGAGAAAAAGAGTCAAAGGAGTAATAATCAATAAATTTAGAGGGAAAAAGGAACTCCTACAAGATGGTTTAAAGATGCTTGAAGATATTATAAAAGTACCAGTTTTAGGTGTGGTTCCTTATATGGATATAAAAATAGAAGATGAAGATAGTGTAACAACTAGATTTAAGAAAAAAATGGATAAAAATGATATACATATAGAAATAATTAGAACTCCACATATGTCAAATTTTACAGATTTTAATATATTTGAAACACAAGAAGATGTAAGCCTTAGATATGTAGACTATGGAGAAGCTATAGGAAATCCAGATATATTGATAATACCTGGAACTAAAAGTACTATAGATGATTTAAAGTACATAAGAGAAAGTGGTCTTGAGTCACAAATTAAAAATTTACATAGTCAGGGTAAATTGATATTTGGAATATGTGGTGGGTATCAAATGCTAGGTAAAAAATTAAAAGACCCTTATCATGTTGAAAGTGAAATTGAAGAAGTAGATGGCATTGGTCTTTTAGATACAGAAACAATATTTGAAGAGGAAAAGACTACAACTCAAGTAGAAGCCACCATTATTGAATGTACTGGCGAATATATGAACAACCTTAAAGGTAAGAAAGTAAAAGGCTATGAAATACATATGGGAATTACAAATCGCAGTAATAAAGTAAGTAGCTTAGACTTAATAACAAAAAAACTAGATAAAGAAGTCAATTATACTGAAGGAAGTGTAAATAAAGAAGGTAATGTAATTGGTACTTATCTTCATGGAATATTTGATGAAATAGATTTTACAAGAGCAATTTTAAATAATATAAGAAAGAAAAAGGGATTAAAAGAATTAGAAAGTACTGTAAGTTCTTTTGATGAGTTTAAAGATAAAGAGTATGATAAATTGGCAGATTTCTTGAGAGAACATTTAGATATAGAGCAGATATATGAAATTATGAAATAAGAATGACTTTATATTTATACTTTAGGTAGGAGGTGTATTATGAAAAAGATTCTGATTGCAGGTACTAGCAGTGGAGTTGGGAAGACTACAATATCATTAGGCATAATGCAGGCTTTAGTTAAGAGAAATATGAAAGTACAGCCGTATAAAGTAGGGCCAGACTATATAGACCCTTCATATCACACATTTATAACTGGAAGACATTCTAGGAATTTGGATTCTTATATGTTAGATGATGAAAAGATAAAGCATATAGTAAATAAATCTTCAAAGGATGCAGATATTTCAGTAGTAGAAGGAGTTATGGGATTATATGATGGTTTTGGGATAGATTTAGATAATTGCACAAGTTCACATACTTCTAAGGTATTAAAAGCCCCAGTTATACTAGTTATAAATGGAAAATCTATGGCTGCATCTAGTGCTGCTATGGTACTAGGATATAAGGAACTAGATAAAGCTGTGGATATAAAAGGTGTTATAGTAAATAATGTAAAAACTAAGAGCCATTATCAAATAATTAAGAGTTCTATAGAGAAATATTGTAATATCGAAGTGTTGGGATACTTTCCTCCAAATAATAAATTTTCATTAGAATCCAGACATCTAGGTCTAGTTCCTAGTGTTGAGATGAAATCTTTAAGAGAAAAGTTTTATACTTTAGCTGATGAGATTGAAAACTACATAAATATTGATAGAATAATCGAAATCTCAGAAAGTGATGAATTTGAGAGTAGTTTTGATTTTCAAAATCTAATAGAAAATAATAAGATAAAAGAGCATGTTAAGGATAAATCAATAGCCATAGCATATGATAAAGCCTTCAATTTTTATTATAGGGAAAACATAGAACTTTTAGAAGAGCTTGGATTAGAAGTAAACTATTTTAGTCCTCTTGAAGATACATCAGTGCCAAATTCAGACTATATTTATATTGGAGGCGGTTTTCCAGAGATATTTGGGAAAGAACTAGAAGCAAATGAATCAATGAGAGCCTCTATACTAGAAGCACATAATAATAATATTCCTATTTATGCAGAATGTGGTGGATTAATGTACTTAGGTGAGAAGTTACTTAATCAAGAGGAACAAGAATTTAATATGGTTGGCATATTTAATGGAACTAGTAAGATGACACCTTCTCTAAAGAGGTTTGGATATTGCCTTGGTATAGCTAAAGAAAATACAATTTTATCTAAAACAGGTGAAATTATTAAAGGGCATGAGTTTCATCATTCAATATTTGAAAGTGATGAGAAATGTGCATATTCAATGAAAAAAGAAAGAGAAGGAAATTTAATAGAAGAATGGGATGGAGGTTATAGCAAAGGAAATACACTGGCAACATACCTTCATACACATTTTTATAATAACTTAAATTGCATAGAAAATTTTTTGGAAAAGGGAAATGAGTAAATGAATATTTTATCTATTTATATAGGGTATATAACAGATTTAATTGTAGGAGACCCATATTCTTTCCCTCATCCAGTAAGGTTTATTGGAAAACTTATAAATCTTATCCAAGGGATAATAAGGAAGGCCTCTAAAAATGAAAAACAGTTAAAAATTGGTGGCTTTATATTATGGTTTGTAACTGTTGGAATAACTTACTTAGCAACTTATGTTATAGTGAAGCTATGTAGTTTTAATGTATTATTAAGCACTGTAGTAAATGGGTTTATAATTTATACGACATTAGCAACAAAGTGTTTAAAAGATGAAGCTGTAAAAATTTATGATGTATTAAAGACTGGAGACATAGAGAAATCTAGAATTCAATTATCTTATATAGTGGGTAGAGATACAACTAATTTAAGTGAACCTGAAATAATAAGAGCAACTGTGGAAACTGTGGCAGAAAATACTGTAGATGGTATAATTGCACCTATGCTTTATGCATTTATTGGGGGAGCACCACTTGCTATGGCATATAAAGCCATAAACACTCTTGATTCAACTGTCGGATATAAGAATGAAAAATACAAAGATATTGGTTTTGCTTCTGCTAAAATTGATGATATAGCTAATTATATACCAGCAAGAATATCTGTTATTCTTATGACAGTAGGGAGCTTTTTTCTTGGTTATAGCTATAAGAATTGTTTTAAAATTTCTATTAGAGATAGAAAAAATCATAAAAGTCCAAATTGTGCTTTTTCAGAAGGTGCAGTATCAGGAGCCTTAGGAATTCAACTAGGAGGAACCAATGTTTATTTTGGGAAAAAAGTAGATAAGCCAACGATAGGAGATAAAATTAGAGAGATAGATATAGAAGATATAATTAAAACAAATAAAATTATGTATGCTTCTTCATTGACCTCTATATTAGTATTTACGCTGGTATCTGTGGTATGTAGGATGATTTTAATTATATAAATTAATTGTGTATTGATTTAAGGGGGATGTAGATGAAGGATTTGGGGCATGGTGCTAATGTAGACGAAATGGCAAAATTGTATGGGAAAGACCCAAAAGAAATAATAGACTTTAGTTCAAATATAAATCCAAAAGTTTTACCAAATTTAGAAAAATATATTTTAAGAGGGTTAGATGAATGTAGGAATTATCCAGATATAAATTATACAAACTTGAGAAAAAATATATCAAAATATATAAATATAAATTCAAACTTTATAATACCTGGAAATGGAGCAACAGAGATAATTTATTTGCTTATGAAGAGTATTAAAAAAAGATTGGCTATAATAAACCCCACTTTTTCAGAGTATAGAAGAAGTGCCAAACTAAATAATATAGATATTATAGATTTAGAATTAGATTCAAATAATAATTTTAAACTTGATATAGATATAGTAAAAAATAACATTGAAAAATTTGATTGTTTATTTATATGTAATCCAAATAATCCTAGTGGGAATGTTCAAGATTTAAAGGAACTTGTTTGTTTATTAAATGAAAACAATAAGATGCTAATAATTGATGAAACTTTTATGGAATTTATCGAAAATGAAAATAAATATAGTTTAGTTAAATATATAGAGTCAAATAAAAATATATTTATAATTAAAGCTGTGACTAAATTTTTTGGAATGCCTGGTTTAAGATTAGGGTATGGCCTTACAAGTAATAGCAACATTATGGATAAAATTTATGAGTATAAAGAACCATGGACTATAAATTCTTTTGCTGATATGCTATCCAATTTTGTTTTTGAAGATAAAGATTATATTAGAAATAGTAAAGAGTACTACATAAAAGAAAGAAAATACATGTTACAAGAGTTAAAAAACATAAGAAATATAAAAGTTTATGATACAGATGCTAATTTTATCCTAATAAAAGTTTATAAAAAGACAGCTGATGAGTTAAAAAAAGATTTGTTTAAGCACGGAAATATATTGGTTAGAGATGCATCTAACTTTATAGGATTGGACGACAGTTTTATAAGGATAGCTATAAAATCTCATGAAGATAATAAAATTCTTATAGAAAATATAAAAAATTTATTAGGTGATTAAAATGAAATCTTATGGAATATGCCCAGCATCATGTGGAGAGTTTGTTCAAGGGATAATAGATGATGAAGAATATCTATGTTCATATGCTATAAATATGTACTCTAAGGTATGTATTGAAGAGAAATTAAAAGATATAAATTTAGGTAGACATAAATCAAGAATAGCTATAGAAAAGGTATTTGAAAAATTTAATTTGCCTAAAAAAGATACCAAAAACATTTCTTTAAATATAAACAGCAAAATACCTGTTGGAAAAGGAATGGCAAGTTCGACAGCTGATATAGGGGCTACTATAAAAGCAACATTATCGTTAATAGATAAAGATTTAAATAGTGAAGAAATATCGAAATTGGCAGCAGAAATAGAACCAACAGACTCTATATTTATAAATAAAAATAGTATATTTAATCCATTAAATGGTACTGTTATAAAATACTTGGGAAATATAACTAATGCAAAAGTTATAATTCTTGAACCTAATAAAGTATTAGATACGATGAAAATTAGAATGAGGAAAGATTATAGTAAGCTAAAAATCGAAAATAAGGAAATTATAAAAAAGTCATTTACTCTTTTAGAAGAAGGTCTGAAGAAAGATGATTTATCCTTAGTTGGAGAGGCTTGTACATTAAGTAGTTTAGCAAACGAAAATATAGAAAAAAAAGAATACTTAAATGAAATAATAAAAATATCTAAGCTATATGGAGCCTATGGAGTAAATATTGCCCATAGTGGTACAGTAATAGGGATTTTAATTGATAAGCTTATGAATGATAAGAAATTAATAGATGTATTATGTGAGTCTAATATAAATTCTGTTTATAATAAAATCTATACCTTGGATATAATAGATGGTGGAATTAAGGGGGAAGTAGAATGGAATACATAAAGAATCCTATGAAAATAGAAGAAAGAAGTTTTGAATTAATACAAGGAATAATAGATGAAATCAGACCAGATTATAAATTTAAAAATGAGATTGAAGAAAAAATAATAAAAAGAGCTATACATACTACTGCTGATTTTGATTACTTGGATATATTAAAAATATCAGAAAAGGCAGTTGATAGTATAATAGATGCGCTAAAAAATAATGCAAGTATTTATACAGATACAAATATGGCTCTGAGTGGAATAAATAAGAAGAAGTTGGAAGCATTGGGATGCAAATATAAATGTTTAGTAGCGAATGATGAAACTGCAAAAGTAGCTAAAGAAAAAGGTATTACCCGCTCTATGGCAGCTGTAGAAATTGCATCAAAAGAAGAAGGAAGAAAGATATTTGTACTTGGGAATGCACCAACAGCTTTATATAAAGTTATGGAAATGAAATCAGAAGGGAAATTGGATGTAGATGCAGTTATAGGAGTTCCTGTAGGTTTTGTAGGAGCACAGGAGTCAAAAGATGAAGTTGAAAAGACAGATATACCATATATAATTTCTAAAGGTAGAAAAGGTGGTAGTAATTTAGCAGCAGCAATAGTGAATGCTATCTTATATGCCATGTAGGTATCTATATGGAAGAATATGTATATATAGATGGGAAAAAGTATCGAAGAGGATATACTACAGGTTCTTGTGCTACAGGTGCATCTAAGGCTGCTGTGTATATGATGATTACAAAAAATAAAATTGATACAATAAACATAGATACTCCTAAGGGAATACCACTATCATTAAATATTGATAATGTAAACATTTCTGATGATTTTGTGGAATGTTCTGTAAAAAAAGATGGTGGAGATGATATAGATGCAACACATACTATGGATATCTATGCAAGAGTTGAAATTATATCTAAAACTGATGATAGCAATAGTTATCTTACCTTAGAAAATATTGATAACATAAATATTAGTGAAGAATGTCAAAGTGAACTCTATAAATTTATTAGGGTCTATGGTGGAACTGGTATTGGAGTAGTAACTAAAAAAGGATTAAGTGTAGGTGTTGGTAAACCTGCCATAAATCCAACTCCATTAAGAATGATAAATCAAGAAATAATAAAGCTTATAGAAAGTGATTTTGAATCTATGCTTGGGCATGATAAAGTTTTAAAAATAACAATCTTTGCTCCACAAGGAGAAAAAATAGCAAAAAAAACATTTAATCCAAGGTTAGGGATAGTTGGAGGAATATCTATAATAGGAACAACTGGGATAGTTGAGCCAATGAGCGATGAGGGCTGGAAAAAATCTTTATCTATAGAACTCCAAATGAAAAAAGAACAAGGTTTAGACAAGATAATATTAGTTCCAGGAAATCATGGAGAACAATTTATAAGAGAGAAACTGAACTTAGATATTAAGTATGTAGTAAGAACCAGTAATTTTATTGGTTATATGATTAAAGAGGCTCAAAGAATAGGATATAAAAAAATATTGATGGCTGGGCATATAGGTAAATTTATAAAAGTATCAGCTGGGATTTTTAATACTCATAGTAAAGTAGCAGATGCTAGAAGTGAGATATTAGTGGCAAATCTAGCTTTAATGGGAGCTACACATGAATTTTTACATAAAATAAATCAGTGTTTAACTGCTGAAGAAGCTGTAGAGTTAATAAATAATAGCGAATATAAACAGGTTTATAATATATTGAGTAATAAATGTAGAGATAGAGTAAAGCAATATTTAAATGAAGATGTAGATGATATTGATGTAGAAGTAATAATTTTTTCAATGGATAAGTCTTTGTTAGGAAAATCAGATAATACAGATGATTTATTGGAGGTTTTTATATGATAAATATAATAGGTTTAGGGCCTGGTAACTTAGACTATATAACAAAAAAAGGTGAAAATTTAATTTCTACTTCAGATGTATTAATTGGTGGCAGAAGGAATTTAGAATCTGTAAAAAACTTTGAAGGAGAAAAAATAATATTAGATTCTAATTTAAGAGAAATTGTAGAGTATATAAATAACAATAGTGAAAAGCAAATATCAATAATAGCTTCAGGTGACCCACTGATATATGGTATAGGTAAGTATTTATCTAAAAATATTGATAATAAGATGTTAAATATGGTTTCTGGAATTAGTTCTTTACAATATATATTTTCAAGGATATATGTTGATATGAATGATTTATATATTACCAGTAGCCATGGTAAAATACCAGATTTCGATTATATACTATCACATAAAAAAGTATGTATGGTTACAGATTCTAAGATAGGACCAAAGCAAATAAGTAAAGAAATAATAGATAGGAATTTAAATAAAATTATTGTTGTAGGTGAGAATTTATCATATGACAATGAAAAAATAACAATAGCAAAGCCAGATGAAATAATAAGAATGGACAATTTCGGAATGAATGTTGTGGTGATTTTAGATGAGGAATAGTGAATTTATAACAGGTAAGGTTCCAATTACTAAAGAAGAAGTTAGAGCAATATCAATAAGCAAACTAGATTTAGTAAATGCTGAGAGTTTTATAGATATAGGTGCTGGTACAGGAAGTGTAAGCATTGAAGCTGCATATAACTATCCCAACCTAGAGGTTATATCTATAGAGAAAAATGATGCTGCTGTAGAACTTATAGAAAAAAATATTAAAAAGTTTAATTTGAAAAATGTAGAAGTAATAAAAGGCTATGCACCGATAAAGATAAGCTTAAATACTAAAGTTGATTCTATTTTTCTTGGGGGTACTGGAAATAACTTAGAAGAAATAATAGCATGGTCTAAAAAAACTTTAATTACAGGAGGAAGACTTGTAGCTAATTTTATAATCATAGAAACATTTAACCAAACTCTAAAGTTACTTAGAAAATATGGGTTTAAAGAAATAGATGTATGTGTTTTAAATGTTTCTAAACTAGAGAAACTGGGAAAAGGTGAATATTTTAAACCACTAAATCCTATATATATAATATCTTGTGAAAAAGGGGAAGATGATGATGAATAAAGTACATTTTGTAGGAGCAGGACCTGGAGACAAAGAGCTAATAACTTTGAAAGGGTATAAACTATTAAGTAATGCAGACGTAGTAATATATGCTGGGTCACTTGTCAATCCTGAACTTTTAGAATATTGTAAAGAAGATTGTCAAATACATAATAGTGCACATATGGATTTACAAGAAATAATAGATGTTATGAGAGACGGTATAGAAAATAACAAGTCTGTTGTGAGATTACAAACAGGAGATTT
This region includes:
- the cobT gene encoding nicotinate-nucleotide--dimethylbenzimidazole phosphoribosyltransferase, with product MSLLESISRNIYSLDKSSIEKAKQRLDRLIHPTGSLGKIEDICMQLAGIFGNENFDTTKKVIIAFAGDHGVYEEGVAPDPQDITKLQFPNFSKGLCGVGVISKFVGADVVAVDVGINCDEKLDGVLDYKIRKGTSNMAKGPAMSKQEAIRCLEIGIEIAEQCIERDYKVIGIGEMGIANTTPSTAIISVISGCDPSEVTGIGAGLKKERLKHKADVIRKAIEINNPNPTDGVDILSKVGGFEIGSMAGVILGCSANRIPVVIDGFISYAAALIAYKINPKTREYMIASHLSAESGTKRALDILKLDPILNMDMRLGEGSGAALAFNIVEASNYTYKNMATFDEIDMGR
- the cobU gene encoding bifunctional adenosylcobinamide kinase/adenosylcobinamide-phosphate guanylyltransferase, encoding MSQIILVTGGARSGKSNFAEKLCLDRNNNTAYIATSIPFDDEMKDRVRKHQESRPKSWKTYEIYEDIYSIIKNICGEHETVILDCVTLLVNNLMFSHNLNIEESTQEEINKLEEYIKEQISKLIKEIEKTNLYFVFVTNELGMGIVPGNKLSRIYTDIVGRINQYIASKSNEVYFVVSGIPMKIKE
- the cobS gene encoding adenosylcobinamide-GDP ribazoletransferase → MKRFILILQFLTRIPIKLDVGFDDEFYKSIVYFPLVGLVIGILTYLIGWVSILLFQPFICAIIITLAGVLITGGLHIDGLGDTFDAIYSYRDKEKMLEIMKDSRLGTNSLLAIMFVLLLKIGFVYSIISNNSLWVIIFMPMIARLGVMLLTYKTVTPRAKGMGNLFIGKLTTSMLITAIIYTLLIVSIIAKLIFLVPNIVLIKVLCSAIAVFIFITLFKNHIYKKIDGVTGDILGCGIELSELVYLIYIYLLIFMFI
- a CDS encoding histidine phosphatase family protein; its protein translation is MIRLILIRHALTIDNEKGRLSGHINSYISEEGKLQINKITKYMSSESIDKIYTTPSSRTKDTVEKISKLKSIEIEERENLREISFGDFEGITFEEIKVKHPKEFEKMIEEDSNYRYPNGESLIDSYERVAKDIDNIILENDDYLNRKAILICSHAGTIRNIITHLISGSYKYHWNFKIDNASITILEVDNGFTVINKMNFTDFI
- a CDS encoding cobyric acid synthase — protein: MGKKVMLQGTASNVGKSILSAGLCRIFKQDGHTVAPFKSQNMALNSFITKEGLEMGRAQVFQAEASKIEPIADMNPVLLKPSGNHKSQVIVRGKVVGEMHSSEYHDYKLELVDVLKETFNNLSSMYDIVVMEGAGSTAEINLKDRDISNMGMAKIADAPVIIVGDIDRGGVFASLAGTMLLLDDDERKRVKGVIINKFRGKKELLQDGLKMLEDIIKVPVLGVVPYMDIKIEDEDSVTTRFKKKMDKNDIHIEIIRTPHMSNFTDFNIFETQEDVSLRYVDYGEAIGNPDILIIPGTKSTIDDLKYIRESGLESQIKNLHSQGKLIFGICGGYQMLGKKLKDPYHVESEIEEVDGIGLLDTETIFEEEKTTTQVEATIIECTGEYMNNLKGKKVKGYEIHMGITNRSNKVSSLDLITKKLDKEVNYTEGSVNKEGNVIGTYLHGIFDEIDFTRAILNNIRKKKGLKELESTVSSFDEFKDKEYDKLADFLREHLDIEQIYEIMK
- a CDS encoding cobyrinate a,c-diamide synthase — protein: MKKILIAGTSSGVGKTTISLGIMQALVKRNMKVQPYKVGPDYIDPSYHTFITGRHSRNLDSYMLDDEKIKHIVNKSSKDADISVVEGVMGLYDGFGIDLDNCTSSHTSKVLKAPVILVINGKSMAASSAAMVLGYKELDKAVDIKGVIVNNVKTKSHYQIIKSSIEKYCNIEVLGYFPPNNKFSLESRHLGLVPSVEMKSLREKFYTLADEIENYINIDRIIEISESDEFESSFDFQNLIENNKIKEHVKDKSIAIAYDKAFNFYYRENIELLEELGLEVNYFSPLEDTSVPNSDYIYIGGGFPEIFGKELEANESMRASILEAHNNNIPIYAECGGLMYLGEKLLNQEEQEFNMVGIFNGTSKMTPSLKRFGYCLGIAKENTILSKTGEIIKGHEFHHSIFESDEKCAYSMKKEREGNLIEEWDGGYSKGNTLATYLHTHFYNNLNCIENFLEKGNE
- a CDS encoding cobalamin biosynthesis protein gives rise to the protein MNILSIYIGYITDLIVGDPYSFPHPVRFIGKLINLIQGIIRKASKNEKQLKIGGFILWFVTVGITYLATYVIVKLCSFNVLLSTVVNGFIIYTTLATKCLKDEAVKIYDVLKTGDIEKSRIQLSYIVGRDTTNLSEPEIIRATVETVAENTVDGIIAPMLYAFIGGAPLAMAYKAINTLDSTVGYKNEKYKDIGFASAKIDDIANYIPARISVILMTVGSFFLGYSYKNCFKISIRDRKNHKSPNCAFSEGAVSGALGIQLGGTNVYFGKKVDKPTIGDKIREIDIEDIIKTNKIMYASSLTSILVFTLVSVVCRMILII